From one Rosa rugosa chromosome 4, drRosRugo1.1, whole genome shotgun sequence genomic stretch:
- the LOC133706416 gene encoding cytochrome P450 736A117-like: MEQPPAVAASNLFTFAFPFVFFTIFLIRWLVPTTPPTQKCLPPSPPGLPIIGNLHQLGRLPHRSLQLLSQRHGPLMLLHFGVRPVLVVSSADDARDIMKTHDLIFSNRPRLTVADRLLYQGKDVASAPYGEHWRNARSICVLQLLSTNKIQSFRAEREEEVELLLQDVKRSASLSLPVNLSELFASLSADVICRVAFGRKYGGVKFKEMLGEFMRLLGGFYMRDFVPWLGWVDRINGSDAKIERVAKEFDRFLDDVVEEHMSVLKMKEENGDRSVDDEGGKDFVDVLLEVQSSGTDGSSIDRDSIKGIILDMFSGGTDTTYTVLEWAMTEILRHPRVCRKMQNEVMEIANGKPHITESDLDKMHYLKAVIKETLRLHPPIPLLSPRESTEDVKIMEYDIEAKTMVFINAWAIGRDPAEWDEPEEFRPERFMNSSVDFKGHDFQLLPFGAGRRGCPGILFAMATNELVLANIVHKFDWELPAGTSADDINMTECSGVVAHRKVPLVAVAKPRFF, from the exons ATGGAGCAACCCCCAGCTGTTGCAGCATCGAATCTATTTACATTCGCTTTTCCCTTCGTCTTCTTCACAATCTTCCTCATCAGATGGCTTGTTCCCACTACACCGCCAACCCAGAAATGCTTGCCTCCTTCCCCGCCAGGCCTCCCAATCATAGGGAACCTCCACCAGTTGGGCCGCCTCCCTCACCGGTCCTTACAACTTCTATCCCAGCGCCACGGCCCACTGATGCTGCTTCACTTTGGGGTCAGACCAGTTCTCGTAGTCTCCTCCGCAGACGACGCTCGTGACATCATGAAAACCCACGATCTCATCTTCTCCAACAGACCCAGATTGACAGTCGCTGACAGACTTCTCTACCAAGGCAAAGATGTAGCTTCTGCTCCGTACGGTGAGCATTGGAGGAATGCAAGAAGCATATGTGTTCTTCAGCTGTTGAGTACCAACAAGATTCAGTCTTTTCGCGCCGAAAGAGAGGAAGAAGTAGAGTTGCTTTTACAAGATGTGAAGCGGTCGGCTTCGCTGTCATTGCCTGTGAATCTAAGCGAATTGTTTGCTTCGCTTAGTGCTGATGTGATTTGTAGGGTGGCTTTTGGGAGAAAGTATGGTGGAGTGAAGTTTAAGGAGATGCTTGGGGAGTTTATGAGGTTGTTGGGGGGTTTCTATATGAGGGATTTTGTTCCATGGCTTGGTTGGGTTGATCGCATTAATGGGTCAGATGCGAAAATCGAGAGAGTTGCCAAAGAGTTTGATAGATTTCTGGATGATGTAGTGGAAGAGCATATGAGTgttttgaaaatgaaagaagAGAATGGAGATAGGAGTGTTGACGATGAAGGTGGAAAGGATTTTGTGGATGTACTACTTGAAGTTCAAAGCTCTGGCACTGATGGCTCTTCAATTGATAGAGATAGCATTAAAGGTATCATCTTG GATATGTTTTCTGGTGGAACTGATACAACCTACACAGTTCTAGAGTGGGCAATGACCGAAATCTTGAGGCATCCCAGAGTTTGTAGAAAAATGCAAAATGAGGTGATGGAGATTGCTAATGGCAAACCACACATCACAGAAAGTGATTTAGATAAAATGCACTACTTGAAAGCAGTGATCAAAGAGACACTTCGGCTACATCCGCCAATACCATTACTCTCCCCTCGTGAATCAACTGAAGATGTTAAGATAATGGAATATGACATAGAAGCAAAAACTATGGTCTTTATCAATGCTTGGGCAATTGGAAGAGACCCAGCAGAGTGGGATGAACCAGAAGAGTTTCGACCGGAGAGATTCATGAATTCTTCTGTGGATTTCAAAGGTCATGACTTTCAATTACTCCCATTTGGAGCTGGTAGAAGGGGCTGCCCAGGAATCTTATTTGCCATGGCTACTAATGAGCTTGTGTTAGCAAATATTGTTCACAAGTTTGACTGGGAATTGCCTGCTGGAACAAGTGCAGATGATATAAACATGACCGAATGCAGCGGTGTTGTTGCCCATAGAAAAGTTCCTCTTGTAGCTGTCGCAAAACCAAGGTTTTTCTAG
- the LOC133742242 gene encoding cytochrome P450 736A117-like — translation MIELTSTHEISLLMEYYFTLTLVLCVPIFFVLFRRWSSVTTKNPPPSPPKLPFLGNLHQLDSHPHRSLQALAHRHGPLMLLHFGSVPVLVVSTAEAAREVLKTHDLTIASRPKSTVFKKLLYNYKDMASAPYGEYWRQLRSICVLNLLSTKRVRSFRAVREEETKIMINRIEQSCISSSSKSSVVNLREMFVMLTIDVACRVTTRRKYSSIVGEDGNKILFKDLVGEFIELLGGIYIGDYIPWLAWLTRVNGLDSKLDKVAKQFDDLLDRVIQDHIDQRSKSGNINGNVNHTDDQDENGQKDFVDVLLGIQEDNSSIGLPIDRVTVKALIMDMFSGGTDTSYTLLEWTMAELLRHPRVMKKLQNEVRGIAGNKSEITEDDLNGMNYLKAVIKETLRLHPPLTLLFRISTEGMKIKGYNVKANTQIIVNAWQIGRDPKSYNNPDKYEPERFLNSDVDYIGNHFEFIPFGAGRRSCPGIQYAAMVNEIALANLVHKFDWVVAGGVGAHDIDMTESTGVKTQMKYPLKVVATPYSYKIKIEEL, via the exons atgatagAGCTGACGTCGACCCATGAAATCTCCCTTTTGATGGAATATTATTTCACCCTCACATTAGTGCTATGTGTGCCCATTTTCTTCGTTCTCTTTCGCAGATGGTCCTCCGTTACTACCAAAAATCCACCACCTTCTCCACCAAAGCTCCCTTTCCTTGGGAACCTTCATCAACTAGACTCACATCCTCATCGCTCACTCCAAGCCTTAGCTCATCGCCATGGCCCCCTCATGCTCCTCCATTTTGGAAGTGTCCCAGTCCTTGTTGTCTCCACGGCTGAGGCTGCGCGTGAGGTCTTGAAAACACATGACCTCACAATTGCCAGCAGACCAAAGTCCACCGTCTTTAAGAAGCTTCTCTACAATTACAAAGATATGGCGTCTGCACCTTATGGTGAGTACTGGAGGCAGTTGAGGAGTATATGTGTTTTAAATCTTCTGAGCACCAAAAGGGTTCGCTCTTTTCGTGCAGTGAGAGAAGAGGAAACAAAAATCATGATCAACAGGATAGAACAGTCATGTATATCCTCCTCCTCAAAGTCATCAGTCGTGAATTTAAGGGAGATGTTTGTGATGCTTACTATTGATGTCGCCTGTAGAGTGACTACAAGGAGGAAGTACAGTAGCATCGTTGGGGAAGATGGTAACAAAATATTGTTTAAGGATCTTGTGGGGGAGTTTATTGAGTTATTGGGAGGTATCTATATTGGAGACTATATCCCATGGCTCGCTTGGTTAACTCGTGTCAATGGTTTGGACTCTAAATTAGACAAGGTGGCTAAACAATTTGATGACCTTTTAGATCGAGTGATTCAAGATCATATCGACCAACGTTCAAAGAGTGGAAACATTAATGGCAATGTGAATCATACCGATGATCAGGACGAAAACGGCCAAAAGGATTTCGTAGACGTTTTACTTGGGATTCAAGAAGACAACTCATCAATTGGATTACCTATTGATAGAGTCACCGTAAAGGCTCTCATCATG GACATGTTTTCCGGTGGCACCGATACATCATATACACTCCTAGAGTGGACAATGGCAGAGCTTTTGAGACATCCAAGAGTAATGAAAAAATTGCAAAATGAGGTCAGGGGAATAGCGGGAAACAAATCAGAGATCACCGAGGATGATTTGAATGGTATGAACTACTTGAAGGCTGTGATCAAGGAAACTCTTCGCTTACATCCTCCGTTAACTTTATTATTCAGGATTTCAACTGAAGGTATGAAAATAAAGGGTTATAACGTTAAAGCCAACACACAAATTATAGTTAACGCATGGCAGATAGGAAGAGATCCTAAATCATACAACAACCCAGACAAGTATGAACCGGAGAGGTTCCTGAACAGTGATGTAGATTATATAGGGAATCATTTCGAATTTATTCCATTTGGGGCTGGAAGGAGGAGCTGCCCCGGAATTCAGTACGCCGCTATGGTTAATGAGATTGCTTTGGCAAATTTGGTGCACAAGTTCGACTGGGTAGTGGCTGGTGGAGTAGGAGCCCATGATATAGACATGACTGAATCCACCGGCGTCAAAACACAAATGAAGTATCCTCTCAAAGTCGTTGCTACCCCCTATTCATATAAAATCAAGATAGAGGAATTGTAG